One part of the Drosophila teissieri strain GT53w chromosome 3R, Prin_Dtei_1.1, whole genome shotgun sequence genome encodes these proteins:
- the LOC122620291 gene encoding glutathione S-transferase D7, producing MSDTKRIVTEFVYCLLLRGGKMSPPVLYYLPPSPPCRSILLLAKMLDIDFELKIVNILEGEQLKPDFVAMNPQHCVPTMNDEGLVLWESRAILSYLVAAYGKSDELYPTDIRVRALVDQRLQFDLGTLYMRLTDYYFPTMFIGAPLDEGKRAKLAEAVGWLNSILEGRQFSASDHFTIADLTLLVTVSQLEAFEFELRPYKHIRQWLDRCKDHMAPFDYEELNTNKANMLADMFKAKMNQSAG from the exons ATGTCCGACACGAAGCGCATTGTAACCGAATTCGTGTATTGCCTGCTCCTCAGAGGTGGCAAGATGTCGCCGCCCGTGCTGTACTACCTGCCGCCCAGTCCGCCCTGCCGCAGCattctgctgctggccaagatgcTCGACATCGACTTCGAGCTGAAGATCGTCAACATCCTGGAGGGGGAGCAGCTGAAGCCGGACTTTGTGGCCATGAACCCGCAGCACTGTGTGCCGACCATGAACGACGAGGGTCTGGTTTTGTGGGAAAG TAGGGCCATTCTCTCCTACCTGGTGGCTGCCTACGGCAAGAGTGACGAACTATATCCCACGGACATAAGAGTGAGGGCTTTGGTGGACCAGCGCCTCCAATTCGATCTGGGCACCCTCTACATGCGACTCACGGACTACTAT TTCCCCACAATGTTTATTGGAGCCCCCTTGGACGAAGGAAAGCGAGCCAAATTGGCGGAGGCTGTGGGCTGGCTTAATTCGATCTTGGAGGGCAGACAGTTTTCCGCCTCCGATCACTTCACCATCGCAGATCTCACACTTTTGGTGACCGTTTCCCAGCTGGAGGCCTTCGAGTTTGAACTCCGACCCTATAAACATATCCGCCAATGGCTCGATCGCTGCAAGGATCACATGGCGCCGTTCGACTACGAGGAGCTGAATACCAACAAGGCCAACATGCTGGCCGATATGTTCAAGGCCAAGATGAACCAATCTGCGGGCTAG
- the LOC122621801 gene encoding suppressor of lurcher protein 1 produces MESCFTVSHWPPTMPAASLALGLVVVLLATGSGQSQQQVAISRQSHLWLDCSCLHLSERNATQWGRLAINASHALGAKNNCLMIFIGGMDDELVAFQLEQLQLRAGCLDSVDVFPYLREPVIENATLSADTFCLHSRERIATPIYSAGRLLGLRLRFQQPPTNLASWNLTLSASYRFLKRENFRTDGRLVPHSFCDFYFFASLSGEQGNVGQGYFHSPQFPAHYPAHIKCAYKFIGRPDTHVEILFEELQLPPVVSGGCQLDAITLFDAESANMNSVIDVICSSRPTRRLLSTGPDLLLEFNASSNRTAKGFRGKYKFVPNELGLPDPTSPPPAVLEAASVAMKQEKLQQEQAFAAKENSLPSDAELPKPGRSFEQCKQTFDSRVNKSGIFDSNQLLLAKHALGGVVIGGSRVLQCRYEFEAQAPERVQIRFHDFNVPTEHENSTKCQPGDALHVVTEMRGRYETQELLCGAFLPKPLMSSGAQLHLQFVGKYPPTMTNKVQYYGFRAEYRFLTNFGIMSGVQKEGCSFVYNSSERISGLFHSPNFPGFYLENVVCNYYFYGASDERVVLHFTYFDVEGIGTCDHQTASDYIEFSNFMSTDRKFSRYCGKLPDFEMRSDGRFFRVTLHSNDRFVAIGFRALYTFETIAVNNSVADLRDNASMQSFVSTASIQPVVNLSKLMMCILCTYKAYKYYL; encoded by the exons ATGGAATCCTGCTTCACAGTCTCACATTGGCCGCCGACAATGCCGGCCGCATCCTTGGCTCTGGGATTAGTCGTGGTCCTGTTGGCCACCGGAAGTGGACAATCGCAGCAGCAAGTGGCCATCAGCAGGCAGTCGCATCTCTGGCTCG ATTGCTCCTGCCTTCACCTGTCCGAGCGGAATGCCACCCAATGGGGCAGGTTGGCCATCAATGCCAGCCATGCGCTGGGAGCCAAGAACAACTGCCTGATGATCTTCATCGGTGGAATGGACGACGAGCTGGTGGCCTTTCAGCTCGAGCAGTTGCAGCTGCGCGCCGG GTGCTTGGACAGCGTGGACGTCTTTCCCTATTTGCGGGAGCCCGTCATCGAGAACGCGACACTGTCGGCGGACACCTTCTGCCTGCACAGCCGGGAGCGCATTGCCACGCCTATTTATAGCGCGGGTCGATTGCTCGGACTGCGCCTCCGGTTCCAGCAGCCGCCCACCAACCTGGCCAGCTGGAACTTGACCCTCAGCGCCAGCTATCGATTTCTGAAACGAG AAAACTTCCGGACGGACGGTCGATTAGTTCCGCACAGCTTCTGCGACTTCTACTTCTTCGCCAGCTTGTCCGGCGAGCAGGGAAATGTGGGCCAGGGCTACTTCCACTCGCCCCAATTTCCCGCCCACTATCCGGCGCACATCAAGTGCGCCTACAAGTTCATCGGTCGGCCGGACACCCACGTGGAGATCCTCTTCGaagagctgcagctgccgccggTGGTCAGTGGAGGATGCCAGTTGGATGCAATTACGCTGTTTGACGCGGAGTCCGCTAACATGAACTCGGTCATCGATGTAATCTGCTCCAGCCGACCCACCCGCCGTCTGTTGAGCACTGGTCCTGATCTGCTGCTCGAGTTCAATGCCAGCTCCAATCGCACGGCCAAAGGATTTCGGGGAAAGTACAAGTTCGTGCCGAATGAGCTGGGACTGCCGGACCCCACGTCCCCACCTCCGGCGGTCTTGGAGGCAGCCAGTGTGGCGATGAAGCAGGAAAAACTCCAGCAGGAGCAAGCCTTCGCCGCCAAGGAGAACAGTCTGCCGTCGGATGCGGAACTGCCGAAGCCCGGGCGCTCATTTG AGCAATGCAAACAGACGTTCGACTCACGAGTAAATAAATCGGGAATATTTGACTCCAATCAGCTGTTGCTGGCGAAGCACGCGCTCGGCGGCGTTGTAATTGGCGGCTCGAGAGTCCTACAATGCCGTTACGAATTTGAAGCCCAGGCGCCAGAACGGGTGCAGATTCGATTCCATGACTTCAACGTGCCCACGGAGCACGAGAACTCCACGAAATGCCAGCCGGGCGATGCGCTCCACGTGGTCACCGAGATGCGCGGTCGGTACGAGACGCAGGAACTCCTGTGCGGTGCCTTCTTGCCCAAGCCACTGATGTCCAGTGGAGCGCAGCTGCACCTTCAGTTTGTCGGAAAATATCCGCCTACTATGACGAACAAGGTTCAATACTACGGATTTCGCGCAGAGTACCGCTTTTTAACCA ATTTTGGAATCATGTCCGGAGTTCAAAAGGAAGGCTGTTCCTTTGTCTACAATAGTAGTGAGCGAATAAGTGGTTTATTTCACTCTCCAAATTTTCCTGGATTTTACCTGGAAAATGTGGTGtgcaattattatttctacGGAGCAAGTGATGAAAGAGTTGTGCTCCACTTCACATATTTCGATGTTGAAGGCATTGGAAC TTGTGACCACCAAACCGCCAGCGATTACATCGAGTTTTCCAATTTCATGAGCACGGATCGAAAGTTCAGCAGATACTGTGGAAAGCTTCCCGACTTTGAAATGCGTTCGGATGGACGCTTCTTTCGCGTTACCTTGCATTCAAATGATCGCTTTGTGGCCATCGGATTTCGCGCCCTGTACACCTTTGAAACTATTGCCGTGAATAATTCCGTCGCCGATCTGCGGGATAATGCCTCCATGCAGAGCTTCGTCTCAACAGCTTCCATTCAGCCTGTTGTAAATTTAAGCAAGTTAATGATGTGTATCTTATGCACTTATAAGGCATACAAATATTATCTCTAA
- the LOC122619685 gene encoding glutathione S-transferase D7 — MATLDLYNFPMSPASRAIQMVAKALGLELNSKLINTMEGDQLKPEFVKINPQHTIPTLVDNGFAIWESRAIAVYLVEKYGKPDSPLYPKDPQKRALINQRLYFDMGTLYEALAKYFFPFFRTGKLGDQEALDKVNSALGFLNTFLEGQDFVAGNQLTVADIVILATISTVQMFAFDLSKFPNVERWFNNAQKVTPGWEQNVETLKQAKKFLDDVNAQREKGEKA, encoded by the coding sequence ATGGCAACCCTGGATCTCTACAATTTCCCCATGTCCCCGGCCAGTCGCGCCATCCAGATGGTGGCCAAGGCTCTGGGACTGGAGCTGAACTCCAAGCTGATCAACACGATGGAGGGTGACCAGCTGAAGCCGGAGTTCGTGAAGATCAACCCGCAGCACACCATTCCCACACTGGTGGACAACGGATTCGCCATCTGGGAGTCCCGTGCCATCGCCGTCTATCTGGTGGAGAAATACGGCAAACCCGACTCCCCACTCTATCCCAAGGATCCCCAGAAGCGGGCTCTGATCAACCAGAGGCTCTACTTCGACATGGGCACCCTGTACGAAGCCCTGGCCAAATACTTCTTCCCTTTCTTCCGCACTGGCAAGCTTGGAGATCAGGAAGCTCTGGACAAGGTAAACTCTGCCCTCGGATTCCTCAACACCTTCCTGGAGGGTCAGGACTTCGTGGCCGGCAACCAACTGACCGTGGCTGACATCGTCATCCTGGCCACCATATCCACCGTACAAATGTTTGCGTTTGACCTCAGCAAGTTCCCGAACGTGGAGAGGTGGTTTAACAATGCCCAGAAGGTTACTCCTGGATGGGAGCAAAACGTTGAGACTCTGAAGCAGGCCAAGAAGTTCCTGGACGACGTCAACGCACAAAGGGAAAAAGGAGAGAAGGCTTAA
- the LOC122619143 gene encoding glutathione S-transferase 1-1, with product MDFYYHPCSAPCRSVIMTAKALGVDLNMKLLKVMDGEQLKPEFVKLNPQHCIPTLVDNGFSIWESRAILIYLVEKYGADDSLYPSDPEKKAVVNQRLYFDMGTLFQSFIEAIYPQIRSKQPADPEAMQKVDTAFGHLDTFLEDQEYVAGDCLTVADIALLASVSTFEVVDFDIAQYPNVARWYENAKEVTPGWEENWDGVQLIKKFVQERNE from the coding sequence ATGGACTTTTACTACCATCCTTGCTCGGCTCCTTGCCGCTCCGTCATAATGACAGCCAAGGCCCTTGGAGTCGACCTGAATATGAAGCTATTGAAGGTCATGGACGGGGAGCAACTGAAGCCGGAGTTCGTGAAGCTCAATCCCCAGCACTGCATTCCAACCCTGGTGGACAATGGCTTCTCCATCTGGGAATCGCGTGCCATTTTGATCTACTTGGTGGAGAAGTACGGCGCAGATGACTCCCTGTATCCAAGCGATCCCGAGAAGAAGGCCGTGGTCAATCAGAGGCTCTACTTCGACATGGGCACCCTGTTCCAGAGTTTCATCGAGGCCATCTATCCACAGATAAGGAGCAAGCAGCCTGCCGATCCAGAGGCCATGCAGAAAGTGGACACCGCCTTTGGGCACCTGGACACCTTCCTGGAGGACCAGGAATATGTGGCTGGCGACTGCCTCACCGTGGCTGACATTGCCCTGTTGGCCTCCGTTTCCACCTTCGAGGTGGTGGACTTCGATATAGCCCAGTACCCGAACGTGGCCAGGTGGTATGAGAATGCCAAGGAGGTCACTCCCGGTTGGGAGGAGAACTGGGACGGTGTCCAGCTAATCAAAAAATTTGTCCAGGAAAGGAATGAGTAA
- the LOC122622389 gene encoding glutathione S-transferase D6 isoform X2, whose protein sequence is MDFYYSPRGSGCRTVIMVAKALGLELNKKLVNTLDGDQLKPEFVKLNPQHTIPTLVDNGFSIWESRAIAVYLIEQYAKDDSLFPKDPKKQALVNQRLNFDMGTLYESFAKYYFPIFRTGKPGTDEDFKKIEGSFEYLNIFLEGQDYVAGDHLTVADIAILSTVSTFVATLLMMDLYNMSGSPSTRAVMMTAKAVGVEFNSVQVNTFVGEQLKPWFVKINPQHTIPTLVDNGFVIWETRAIVVYLVEQYGKNDSLYPKDPQKQALINQRLYFDMGTLYDGIAKYFFPLLRTGKPGTQENLEKLNAAFDLLNTFLDGQDYVAGNELSVADIVILATVSTTEMVDFDFKKFPNVDRWYKNAQKVTPGWDENLERILSAKKFLAENLIEKL, encoded by the exons ATGGATTTCTATTACTCGCCCCGTGGAAGTGGATGCCGTACCGTGATCATGGTGGCCAAGGCTCTTGGTCTGGAGTTGAACAAGAAGCTAGTGAACACCCTTGATGGTGACCAGCTGAAGCCGGAGTTCGTGAAGCTCAATCCCCAGCACACCATTCCCACACTGGTGGACAATGGATTCTCCATCTGGGAGTCCCGTGCCATCGCCGTTTACCTGATCGAACAGTACGCCAAAGACGACTCCCTCTTCCCCAAGGATCCCAAGAAGCAGGCTCTGGTCAACCAACGCCTGAACTTTGACATGGGAACATTGTACGAGAGCTTTGCCAAATACTACTTTCCTATTTTTCGCACTGGAAAGCCCGGAACTGATGAGGATTTTAAAAAGATCGAGGGCTCCTTCGAGTATTTGAATATCTTCCTGGAGGGCCAGGACTACGTGGCCGGTGATCACCTCACAGTGGCCGATATTGCCATCCTCTCTACCGTTTCCACTTTCG TCGCTACTCTTCTGATGATGGATCTCTACAACATGTCTGGTTCCCCGAGCACCCGTGCTGTTATGATGACCGCCAAAGCTGTGGGAGTCGAGTTCAACTCGGTGCAAGTGAACACCTTTGTGGGGGAGCAGCTGAAACCATGGTTTGTGAAGATAAACCCTCAGCACACGATTCCCACACTGGTGGACAATGGATTCGTCATTTGGGAGACACGGGCCATTGTTGTTTACTTAGTGGAGCAGTACGGAAAGAACGACTCTCTGTATCCAAAGGATCCCCAGAAGCAGGCTCTGATCAACCAGCGGTTGTACTTCGATATGGGCACCCTGTACGATGGCATTGCCAAGTACTTCTTCCCACTGCTCCGCACTGGCAAACCTGGAACTCAGGAGAATCTGGAGAAGCTGAACGCTGCCTTTGATCTTCTCAACACCTTCCTCGATGGCCAGGATTACGTGGCCGGCAATGAACTATCCGTGGCAGATATCGTTATACTGGCCACCGTTTCCACAACCGAAATGGTTGACTTCGATTTCAAGAAGTTCCCCAACGTGGACAGATGGTACAAGAACGCCCAAAAAGTTACTCCGGGATGGGACGAGAACTTGGAGAGAATTCTCAGCGCCAAGAAATTTCTGGCCGAAAACTTAATAGAAAAGCTATAA
- the LOC122622389 gene encoding glutathione S-transferase D6 isoform X1, which translates to MDFYYSPRGSGCRTVIMVAKALGLELNKKLVNTLDGDQLKPEFVKLNPQHTIPTLVDNGFSIWESRAIAVYLIEQYAKDDSLFPKDPKKQALVNQRLNFDMGTLYESFAKYYFPIFRTGKPGTDEDFKKIEGSFEYLNIFLEGQDYVAGDHLTVADIAILSTVSTFDIFDFDLSKYSNVARWYANAKEVTPGWDENWNGLLELKSVLNVFATLLMMDLYNMSGSPSTRAVMMTAKAVGVEFNSVQVNTFVGEQLKPWFVKINPQHTIPTLVDNGFVIWETRAIVVYLVEQYGKNDSLYPKDPQKQALINQRLYFDMGTLYDGIAKYFFPLLRTGKPGTQENLEKLNAAFDLLNTFLDGQDYVAGNELSVADIVILATVSTTEMVDFDFKKFPNVDRWYKNAQKVTPGWDENLERILSAKKFLAENLIEKL; encoded by the exons ATGGATTTCTATTACTCGCCCCGTGGAAGTGGATGCCGTACCGTGATCATGGTGGCCAAGGCTCTTGGTCTGGAGTTGAACAAGAAGCTAGTGAACACCCTTGATGGTGACCAGCTGAAGCCGGAGTTCGTGAAGCTCAATCCCCAGCACACCATTCCCACACTGGTGGACAATGGATTCTCCATCTGGGAGTCCCGTGCCATCGCCGTTTACCTGATCGAACAGTACGCCAAAGACGACTCCCTCTTCCCCAAGGATCCCAAGAAGCAGGCTCTGGTCAACCAACGCCTGAACTTTGACATGGGAACATTGTACGAGAGCTTTGCCAAATACTACTTTCCTATTTTTCGCACTGGAAAGCCCGGAACTGATGAGGATTTTAAAAAGATCGAGGGCTCCTTCGAGTATTTGAATATCTTCCTGGAGGGCCAGGACTACGTGGCCGGTGATCACCTCACAGTGGCCGATATTGCCATCCTCTCTACCGTTTCCACTTTCGACATCTTTGATTTCGACCTTAGCAAGTACTCGAATGTGGCCAGGTGGTATGCCAATGCCAAGGAGGTGACTCCTGGATGGGACGAGAACTGGAATGGTCTTTTGGAACTGAAGTCAGT GCTAAACGTATTCGCTACTCTTCTGATGATGGATCTCTACAACATGTCTGGTTCCCCGAGCACCCGTGCTGTTATGATGACCGCCAAAGCTGTGGGAGTCGAGTTCAACTCGGTGCAAGTGAACACCTTTGTGGGGGAGCAGCTGAAACCATGGTTTGTGAAGATAAACCCTCAGCACACGATTCCCACACTGGTGGACAATGGATTCGTCATTTGGGAGACACGGGCCATTGTTGTTTACTTAGTGGAGCAGTACGGAAAGAACGACTCTCTGTATCCAAAGGATCCCCAGAAGCAGGCTCTGATCAACCAGCGGTTGTACTTCGATATGGGCACCCTGTACGATGGCATTGCCAAGTACTTCTTCCCACTGCTCCGCACTGGCAAACCTGGAACTCAGGAGAATCTGGAGAAGCTGAACGCTGCCTTTGATCTTCTCAACACCTTCCTCGATGGCCAGGATTACGTGGCCGGCAATGAACTATCCGTGGCAGATATCGTTATACTGGCCACCGTTTCCACAACCGAAATGGTTGACTTCGATTTCAAGAAGTTCCCCAACGTGGACAGATGGTACAAGAACGCCCAAAAAGTTACTCCGGGATGGGACGAGAACTTGGAGAGAATTCTCAGCGCCAAGAAATTTCTGGCCGAAAACTTAATAGAAAAGCTATAA
- the LOC122621472 gene encoding uncharacterized protein LOC122621472, with amino-acid sequence MMFLKDCRSHVLLVLLLMIRGSLCVPALDAAPPAATPNTVEESENLVEGSGEPVVAPTDVGPTTNNETIPPADGNSEAAVPDNVASGSSIDPTAIYAGGILTPEAFQQYLTQYGAYAPYSYPAPVAGAAAGIYPYPGPIVVQTGYEGFLMPTNTAGQSDSTTVLAPAAQPSSSNPLMTFVSNLLPTILMSTLFRIAAVVVSAVGIILFGGAITSALCRITPICEIPARAVNILRTGGAQDVGRMLAEEMTPERVRRATEFVRNAIRKYKQLQKLVEASEAVTELTN; translated from the exons ATGATGTTCCTCAAAGACTGCAGATCCCATGTGCTGTTGGTCCTACTGCTGATGATCCGTGGATCGCTGTGTGTGCCTGCCCTGGATGCAGCTCCTccggctgccacgcccaacaCCGTCGAAGAGTCGGAAAATCTGGTCGAGGGAAGTGGCGAACCAGTGGTCGCCCCCACAGACGTGGGGCCTACAACCAACAATGAAACTATTCCCCCGGCTGATGGAAATTCGGAAGCAGCGGTG CCTGATAATGTGGCCAGTGGAAGCAGCATTGATCCCACGGCTATTTACGCTGGAGGAATCCTGACTCCCGAGGCCTTTCAGCAGTACTTGACTCAGTACGGTGCCTATGCTCCCTACTCCTATCCAGCTCCCGTTgcgggagcagcagctggcatTTACCCGTACCCTGGACCCATTGTGGTGCAGACGGGCTACGAGGGATTCCTGATGCCCACAAACACAGCCGGACAATCGGACAGCACCACTGTGCTGGCTCCCGCTGCACAGCCCAGCTCCTCGAATCCGCTGATGACATTTGTCTCCAATCTTCTGCCCACGATCCTGATGTCCACGCTCTTTCGCATCGCCGCCGTAGTTGTGTCCGCTGTGGGCATCATCCTGTTTGGCGGTGCCATCACCAGTGCGCTCTGCAGGATCACCCCGATCTGTGAAATACCCGCCCGTGCTGTGAATATCCTGCGCACGGGTGGTGCCCAGGATGTGGGTCGCATGCTGGCCGAGGAGATGACTCCGGAGCGGGTGCGTCGGGCAACGGAATTCGTGCGCAACGCCATCCGGAAGTACAAGCAACTGCAGAAGCTGGTTGAGGCCTCGGAGGCGGTGACCGAGTTGACCAACTAG
- the LOC122621800 gene encoding calmodulin: MSMDPSVSLEDLERRRRRASSARKPSHTPQPPSHLADSEAMAVINEIFNPTLKLPESSGHYTLPEEMRADDNVAPHELDIAKLAELKEVFSLFDTDCDGLISKDDLRFTYTALGNDPNEQLLEQMMQEAKEPLDYEAFVRLMSRRTQELDPEDVLLEAWSKWDDHGTGKIDERKIYEELTNYGDKMTLNEAKEALSHAPMAKPKSLEEPPMIDYPAFCRMLSGMRKRKGE, from the exons ATGTCAATGGATCCATCGGTTTCCCTAGAGGATCTGGAGCGA CGTCGTCGTCGCGCCAGTTCCGCCCGCAAGCCATCACATACTCCGCAGCCTCCATCTCACCTGGCGGATTCGGAGGCTATGGCTGTGATCAACGAGATATTCAATCCCACACTGAAGCTGCCGGAGTCCAGTGGACACTACACGCTGCCTGAGGAGATGAGGGCCGATGATAATGTGGCGCCCCATGAACTGGACATTGCCAAGCTGGCGGAGCTTAAGGAA GTCTTCTCGCTCTTCGATACGGACTGCGATGGACTGATCTCGAAGGACGATCTACGGTTCACCTATACGGCCCTGGGAAACGACCCGAACGAGCAGCTACTGGAACAGATGATGCAGGAGGCCAAGGAGCCGCTCGACTACGAAGCCTTCGTCCGGCTGATGAGTCGTCGCACCCAGGAACTGGATCCCGAGGATGTGCTACTGGAGGCCTGGAGCAAATGGGATGACCATGGAACGGGCAAAATCGATGAACGCAA AATCTATGAAGAGCTGACCAACTATGGCGACAAAATGACCCTCAACGAGGCGAAGGAGGCTCTAAGCCATGCCCCAATGGCCAAGCCCAAGTCCTTGGAGGAGCCGCCCATGATTGATTACCCGGCCTTCTGTCGCATGCTCAGCGGAATGCGCAAGCGAAAAGGGGAATAA
- the LOC122622267 gene encoding glutathione S-transferase D4 — MDLYYLPLVGACRSVLMVGKALGLEFNKKIINTLEGEQLNPDFIKINPQHSIPTLVDNGFTIWESRAILVYLVEKYGKDDSLYPKDIQKQAVINQRLYFDMALMYPTLANYYYKAFTNGQFGSEEDYKKVQETFAFLNTFLDGQDYVAGDQYTVADIAILANVSNFDVVGFDIGKYPNVARWYDHVKKITPGWEENWAGALDVNCSHGYRPSKMDFYYSPRSSGSRTIIMVAKALGIELNKKQLRLTEGEHLKPEFVKLNPQHTIPTLVDNGFTIWESRAIAVYLIEKYAKDDSLFPNDPQKRALINQRLYFDMGTLHESFMKYYYPFIRTGQLGTAENYKKIEAAFGFLDKFLEGQDYVAGGQLTVADIAILSSVSTFEVVEFDINKYSNVARWYANAKKVTPGWDENWAGLLQMKTMYEAQKSSSK; from the exons ATGGACCTATACTATCTGCCTCTGGTCGGCGCTTGCCGCTCTGTTCTGATGGTGGGCAAGGCCCTGGGTCTGGAATTTAACAAGAAGATAATCAATACCCTGGAGGGGGAGCAACTGAATCCGGATTTCATCAAGATCAACCCCCAGCACTCGATTCCCACGCTGGTGGACAATGGCTTCACCATTTGGGAGTCGCGTGCCATTCTGGTTTACCTGGTGGAAAAGTACGGAAAGGACGACTCCCTGTACCCCAAGGATATTCAGAAGCAGGCGGTGATCAATCAACGCCTTTACTTCGACATGGCCTTGATGTATCCCACCCTGGCAAACTACTATTACAAAGCATTTACCAACGGTCAGTTTGGCAGTGAGGAGGATTACAAGAAGGTGCAGGAGACCTTCGCTTTTCTGAACACATTCCTGGACGGCCAGGACTACGTGGCTGGTGACCAGTACACCGTGGCCGACATTGCCATTCTCGCCAATGTGTCCAATTTCGATGTTGTGGGATTCGACATCGGCAAATATCCGAATGTGGCCAGATGGTACGACCATGTCAAGAAGATTACCCCTGGATGGGAGGAAAACTGGGCGGGTGCACTGGATGTAAA CTGTT CACACGGTTATCGCCCCAGCAAAATGGATTTCTACTACTCACCTCGAAGCAGTGGCTCCCGCACCATTATCATGGTAGCCAAGGCTCTTGGAATCGAACTTAACAAAAAGCAGCTGCGTCTCACGGAAGGAGAACATCTGAAGCCAGAGTTCGTGAAGCTCAATCCCCAGCACACCATTCCCACGCTGGTGGACAACGGATTCACCATCTGGGAGTCCCGTGCTATCGCCGTCTATCTGATAGAGAAATACGCCAAAGACGACTCCCTTTTCCCCAATGATCCCCAGAAACGTGCCCTGATCAATCAGCGATTGTACTTCGATATGGGAACCCTGCATGAGTCCTTCATGAAGTACTATTACCCCTTCATCCGTACCGGTCAGCTTGGAACTGCCGAGAATTACAAGAAGATCGAAGCTGCCTTTGGATTCCTGGACAAATTCCTTGAGGGCCAGGACTACGTGGCTGGTGGCCAGCTCACTGTGGCCGACATCGCCATCCTCTCCAGCGTTTCCACGTTCGAAGTGGTGGAGTTTGACATCAACAAGTATTCGAATGTGGCCCGGTGGTACGCCAATGCCAAGAAGGTTACTCCCGGATGGGATGAAAACTGGGCGGGTCTGctacaaatgaaaacaatgtACGAGGCACAAAAATCCTCATCAAAGTAA